From Arachis stenosperma cultivar V10309 chromosome 2, arast.V10309.gnm1.PFL2, whole genome shotgun sequence, one genomic window encodes:
- the LOC130961788 gene encoding uncharacterized protein LOC130961788 isoform X2, which translates to MITLKTIHLCFTPTNSNHTRFHNNTRTSSVLCLCTKSNNDESDSSQPPQQPEGNAQSQELLAQIAMLQAQKVRLTGYLDEKSEYLTQFGEEAKAEFDKIGADALKGLDEASDRVASIESQMLEFEELNELNRLEIEENENKLVEFEDQMERDQNEGLFFKSLGGKKEPVADKAKVKDDEVKRIELQDLSREKDGGSNKTLKNVYLFFIGLLTFGIVNSIGTDWRKVAVLGAILVVLFSLFINEQNKDNNKD; encoded by the exons ATGATTACCCTAAAAACAATTCATCTATGCTTCACTCCAACGAATTCAAACCACACAAGATTCCACAACAACACAAGAACTTCTTCTGTTCTATGCCTTTGCACCAAATCCAATAATGATGAATCTGATTCTTCTCAGCCTCCACAACAACCTGAAGGAAATGCTCAGAGCCAAGAGCTTCTAGCACAAATAGCCATGCTTCAAGCTCAGAAGGTTCGTCTAACGGGTTATCTTGATGAGAAGTCAGAATATTTGACCCAATTCGGTGAAGAAGCCAAAGCTGAGTTTGACAAGATTGGTGCTGATGCTCTCAAAGGATTAGATGAAGCTAGTGACAGAGTAG CAAGCATAGAGAGCCAGATGCTAGAATTTGAGGAACTCAATGAACTTAACAGGCTAGAGATTGAGGAGAATGAGAACAAGCTAGTTGAGTTTGAAGATCAAATGGAGAGGGACCAAAATGAAGGACTATTCTTCAAAAGCCTTGGAGGGAAAAAGGAACCTGTTGCTGATAAAGCAAAAGTCAAAGATGACGAGGTCAAAAGGATAGAATTGCAAGACTTATCAAGAGAAAAAGATGGTGGTAGCAACAAAACATTGAAAAATGTTTACCTCTTCTTCATTGGCTTGCTCACATTTGGAATAGTTAATTCAATTGGTACTGATTGGAGAAAAGTTGCAGTTCTTGGAGCTATTCTTGTGGTTTTGTTTTCTCTGTTCATCAATGAACAAAACAAGGACAACAACAAAGACTAA
- the LOC130961788 gene encoding uncharacterized protein LOC130961788 isoform X1: protein MITLKTIHLCFTPTNSNHTRFHNNTRTSSVLCLCTKSNNDESDSSQPPQQPEGNAQSQELLAQIAMLQAQKVRLTGYLDEKSEYLTQFGEEAKAEFDKIGADALKGLDEASDRITASIESQMLEFEELNELNRLEIEENENKLVEFEDQMERDQNEGLFFKSLGGKKEPVADKAKVKDDEVKRIELQDLSREKDGGSNKTLKNVYLFFIGLLTFGIVNSIGTDWRKVAVLGAILVVLFSLFINEQNKDNNKD from the exons ATGATTACCCTAAAAACAATTCATCTATGCTTCACTCCAACGAATTCAAACCACACAAGATTCCACAACAACACAAGAACTTCTTCTGTTCTATGCCTTTGCACCAAATCCAATAATGATGAATCTGATTCTTCTCAGCCTCCACAACAACCTGAAGGAAATGCTCAGAGCCAAGAGCTTCTAGCACAAATAGCCATGCTTCAAGCTCAGAAGGTTCGTCTAACGGGTTATCTTGATGAGAAGTCAGAATATTTGACCCAATTCGGTGAAGAAGCCAAAGCTGAGTTTGACAAGATTGGTGCTGATGCTCTCAAAGGATTAGATGAAGCTAGTGACAGA ATAACAGCAAGCATAGAGAGCCAGATGCTAGAATTTGAGGAACTCAATGAACTTAACAGGCTAGAGATTGAGGAGAATGAGAACAAGCTAGTTGAGTTTGAAGATCAAATGGAGAGGGACCAAAATGAAGGACTATTCTTCAAAAGCCTTGGAGGGAAAAAGGAACCTGTTGCTGATAAAGCAAAAGTCAAAGATGACGAGGTCAAAAGGATAGAATTGCAAGACTTATCAAGAGAAAAAGATGGTGGTAGCAACAAAACATTGAAAAATGTTTACCTCTTCTTCATTGGCTTGCTCACATTTGGAATAGTTAATTCAATTGGTACTGATTGGAGAAAAGTTGCAGTTCTTGGAGCTATTCTTGTGGTTTTGTTTTCTCTGTTCATCAATGAACAAAACAAGGACAACAACAAAGACTAA